One window of Robiginitalea biformata HTCC2501 genomic DNA carries:
- a CDS encoding transketolase: protein MAETKELKALATQVRRDILRMVHQVNSGHPGGSLGCTEFFVALYYEIMDLKDGFDMDGKGEDLFFLSNGHISPVWYSVLARRGYFPLEELGTFRKIDSRLQGHPTTHEGLPGVRVASGSLGQGMSVAIGAALAKKLNKDNHLVYSLHGDGELQEGQNWEAIMYAGSKGVDNLISTIDRNGQQIDGPTEEVMPLGDVSVKLEAFGWEVLELPEGNDLEAVLATLKEAKSRTGKGKPVAIVMDTVMGHGVDFMMHTHAWHGKAPNDEQLATALEQNPETLGDY, encoded by the coding sequence ATGGCTGAAACCAAGGAATTAAAGGCGCTGGCGACCCAGGTGCGGCGGGACATCCTCCGCATGGTCCACCAGGTCAACTCGGGCCACCCGGGCGGCTCGCTGGGCTGCACGGAATTTTTCGTGGCCCTCTACTACGAAATCATGGACCTGAAGGACGGGTTCGACATGGACGGGAAAGGCGAAGACCTCTTCTTCCTCTCCAACGGGCATATCTCCCCGGTCTGGTACAGCGTACTGGCGCGGCGGGGCTACTTCCCCCTGGAGGAACTCGGCACCTTCCGGAAGATCGATTCGCGCCTGCAGGGGCACCCCACCACCCACGAGGGGCTCCCGGGCGTCCGCGTGGCCTCCGGGTCGCTCGGGCAAGGCATGTCCGTGGCTATCGGCGCGGCCCTGGCCAAAAAACTCAACAAGGACAACCACCTGGTATACAGTCTCCACGGAGACGGGGAACTGCAGGAGGGCCAGAACTGGGAAGCCATCATGTACGCGGGCAGCAAGGGGGTGGACAACCTGATTTCGACCATCGACCGGAACGGCCAGCAGATTGACGGGCCCACCGAAGAGGTGATGCCCCTGGGCGATGTCTCCGTCAAACTCGAAGCCTTTGGTTGGGAGGTATTGGAACTCCCGGAGGGCAACGACCTGGAAGCGGTTCTCGCCACCTTGAAGGAAGCCAAATCCCGGACCGGAAAAGGCAAGCCCGTGGCCATTGTGATGGACACGGTGATGGGCCACGGGGTGGATTTTATGATGCACACCCATGCCTGGCACGGCAAAGCCCCCAACGACGAACAACTGGCCACGGCCCTGGAGCAGAACCCGGAAACCCTGGGCGATTACTAA
- the tgt gene encoding tRNA guanosine(34) transglycosylase Tgt, which produces MAFTLKHTDPGSKARAGVLQTAHGEIGTPIFMPVGTAGTVKGVHQRELRNDVDPDVILGNTYHLFLRPGMEILEAAGGLHPFMGWDRPILTDSGGYQVYSLSGTRKIKEEGVKFQSHIDGSRHLFTPERVMELQRSIGADIIMAFDECTPYPCDYRYAKRSMDMTHRWLDRCMAHLEEAPPLYGFDQLFFPIVQGSVYKDLRKASAEYIANAGAPGNAIGGLSVGEPAEELYGMAEVVCDILPAEKPRYLMGVGTPANLLECIALGVDMFDCVMPTRNARNGMLFTSEGTINIKNKKWEADFSPLDPMGHTFVDTEYTRAYLRHLFAANEYLGKQIATLHNLGFYLWLVREARRRILDGTFAGWKSEMVQKLDKRL; this is translated from the coding sequence GTGGCATTCACGCTTAAACATACCGACCCGGGGAGCAAGGCGCGCGCCGGGGTGCTTCAAACGGCCCACGGGGAAATCGGCACGCCCATCTTCATGCCCGTGGGGACGGCCGGCACCGTCAAGGGGGTCCACCAGCGCGAATTGCGCAACGACGTTGACCCGGATGTGATCCTGGGGAACACCTACCACCTGTTTTTACGTCCCGGGATGGAGATCCTGGAGGCGGCCGGCGGGCTCCACCCGTTTATGGGCTGGGACCGCCCGATCCTCACAGACAGCGGCGGCTACCAGGTGTATTCGCTCTCGGGCACCCGGAAAATTAAGGAGGAGGGCGTAAAGTTCCAGTCGCATATCGACGGGTCCCGCCACCTGTTTACCCCGGAACGCGTCATGGAATTGCAGCGGAGCATTGGGGCGGACATCATCATGGCCTTTGACGAATGTACCCCGTATCCCTGCGATTACCGCTACGCGAAGCGCTCCATGGACATGACGCACCGCTGGCTGGACCGCTGTATGGCCCACCTGGAGGAGGCGCCCCCCCTCTACGGCTTTGACCAGCTGTTTTTCCCGATCGTCCAGGGGTCCGTCTACAAAGACCTGCGGAAGGCTTCCGCCGAATACATCGCGAATGCGGGTGCCCCCGGGAACGCCATCGGGGGCCTCTCGGTAGGGGAGCCGGCCGAGGAACTCTACGGGATGGCCGAGGTGGTCTGCGATATCCTCCCGGCGGAAAAGCCCCGCTACCTGATGGGGGTGGGGACCCCGGCCAACCTGCTGGAATGCATCGCCCTGGGGGTGGATATGTTTGACTGCGTGATGCCCACGCGGAACGCCCGCAACGGGATGCTTTTTACCTCCGAAGGGACCATCAACATCAAGAACAAGAAATGGGAGGCGGATTTTTCGCCCCTGGACCCGATGGGCCACACCTTTGTGGATACCGAGTACACCCGGGCCTACCTGCGGCACCTCTTTGCGGCCAATGAGTATCTTGGCAAGCAAATCGCCACGCTGCACAACCTGGGGTTCTACCTCTGGCTCGTCCGGGAGGCGCGCCGGCGGATTCTGGACGGCACTTTTGCCGGGTGGAAAAGCGAGATGGTGCAAAAACTGGATAAACGCCTGTGA
- a CDS encoding LptF/LptG family permease: protein MLTIIDRYILKKYLSTFGLMLLLFVPIGIMLNLAEQIGKMIDNEAPLVEILIYYGNFTIYIGSLLFPIFLFLSIIFFTSKMANNTEIVAILSSGVSFGRFLRPYWIGASIIAVLMFLMGMFIVPSASKGFNEFKFKYLKKGSKDRVTSNIFNQLGESDYIYVSSFDPARQIGYNFTYEHFGEDGELEYKISSANIRWLEEDSLYRLTSYTRRNLRGDTEIVETRRRLDTLFAFQIDDLTPVSYIAETKNLFELNQFIADQRRKGASNVNTYVMVKYKRWALPVTAFVLTIIGVAVSSIKRRGGMGVNLAFGIGVAFIYIFMDKVFGTLAEQSGFPPLLAVGIPNIFFLVLGYFMLQKAKR from the coding sequence ATGCTGACGATCATCGACCGGTACATCCTGAAAAAATACCTGTCCACCTTCGGGCTCATGCTGCTGTTATTCGTGCCCATCGGCATTATGCTGAACCTGGCCGAGCAGATCGGCAAGATGATCGACAACGAGGCCCCCCTGGTGGAAATCCTGATCTATTACGGGAATTTCACCATCTATATCGGAAGCCTGTTATTCCCGATATTCCTGTTCCTCTCCATCATCTTTTTTACCTCCAAGATGGCCAATAACACGGAGATCGTGGCGATTTTGAGCTCCGGGGTTTCCTTCGGGCGGTTTTTGAGGCCCTACTGGATCGGCGCCAGCATCATCGCGGTGCTGATGTTCCTCATGGGGATGTTCATCGTCCCCTCGGCCAGCAAGGGCTTTAACGAGTTCAAGTTCAAATACCTGAAAAAAGGCTCCAAGGACCGGGTAACCAGCAACATCTTCAACCAGCTTGGGGAGAGCGACTACATTTACGTGAGCAGCTTTGACCCGGCCCGGCAGATCGGCTACAATTTTACCTACGAGCACTTTGGGGAGGACGGGGAACTCGAGTACAAGATTTCTTCGGCAAATATCCGCTGGCTGGAAGAGGACAGCCTCTACCGGCTCACGAGCTACACGCGCCGGAACCTGCGGGGCGACACGGAGATCGTGGAGACCCGGCGCCGCCTGGACACGCTGTTCGCCTTCCAGATAGACGACCTCACCCCGGTATCCTATATCGCCGAAACCAAGAACCTCTTTGAACTGAACCAGTTTATCGCCGACCAGCGGCGCAAAGGAGCCTCGAATGTGAATACCTACGTGATGGTCAAATACAAGCGGTGGGCCCTGCCCGTCACCGCCTTTGTACTCACCATTATCGGGGTGGCCGTCTCCTCGATCAAGCGGCGCGGCGGGATGGGGGTGAACCTGGCCTTCGGGATCGGGGTGGCCTTTATCTATATTTTTATGGACAAGGTTTTCGGGACGCTGGCCGAGCAATCCGGGTTCCCGCCCCTGCTGGCAGTGGGGATCCCGAATATATTCTTCCTGGTCCTCGGGTATTTTATGCTGCAGAAGGCCAAGCGGTAA
- a CDS encoding acetyl-CoA carboxylase carboxyltransferase subunit alpha, translating into MEYLDFELPIKELEEQLEKCQIIGEESDVDVTETCKQIEKKLDETRKEIFKNLSPWQRVQLSRHPNRPYTMDYVRAICGDTFLELHGDRTVRDDKAMIGGLGKIGDQSFMFIGQQKGYNTKTRQYRNFGMANPEGYRKALRLMKSAEKFGLPVVSFIDTPGAYPGIEAEERGQGEAIARNILEMTRLKVPIIVVIIGEGASGGALGIGVGDRVLMLENTWYSVISPESCSSILWRSWEYKEQAADALKLTAADMKRLKLIDEIVREPAGGAHSNREKAFDIVSNKIAKHYQELKKLSPKELVETRMEKYSSMGVFKG; encoded by the coding sequence ATGGAATACCTGGATTTTGAACTCCCGATCAAAGAGCTCGAAGAGCAACTCGAGAAGTGTCAGATCATCGGTGAGGAAAGCGACGTGGACGTCACCGAAACCTGCAAGCAGATTGAGAAAAAGCTCGATGAGACCCGGAAGGAGATCTTCAAAAACCTGTCCCCCTGGCAACGGGTACAGCTCTCCCGCCATCCCAACCGCCCGTATACCATGGATTACGTCCGCGCCATTTGTGGGGATACCTTCCTGGAACTCCACGGCGACCGCACCGTGCGGGACGACAAGGCGATGATCGGCGGCCTCGGCAAGATCGGGGACCAGAGCTTTATGTTCATCGGCCAGCAGAAGGGGTACAACACCAAGACCCGCCAGTACCGGAATTTCGGGATGGCCAACCCGGAAGGATACCGGAAGGCGCTCCGCCTGATGAAGTCTGCCGAAAAGTTTGGCCTGCCGGTGGTCTCCTTTATCGATACCCCCGGGGCCTACCCGGGCATCGAGGCAGAGGAGCGCGGACAGGGCGAAGCCATCGCCCGGAACATCCTGGAGATGACCCGCCTGAAAGTCCCGATCATCGTAGTGATCATCGGGGAAGGGGCCTCGGGAGGCGCCCTGGGCATCGGCGTGGGCGATCGGGTGCTCATGCTGGAAAACACCTGGTACTCCGTAATTTCCCCGGAATCCTGCTCGTCCATCCTCTGGCGCAGCTGGGAATACAAGGAACAGGCTGCTGACGCCCTGAAACTCACCGCGGCGGATATGAAGCGGCTGAAACTGATCGACGAAATTGTCCGGGAACCCGCCGGCGGCGCACACAGCAACCGGGAGAAGGCTTTTGACATCGTGAGCAACAAGATTGCAAAGCACTATCAGGAGCTCAAAAAGTTATCACCAAAAGAGCTGGTCGAAACGCGCATGGAGAAATACAGTTCCATGGGAGTTTTCAAAGGCTGA
- the dnaB gene encoding replicative DNA helicase, with protein MEKSSPLAGRKIGKAAIIPLEKGKIPPQAVDLEEVVLGAMMIDKKGVDEVIDILHPDVFYKDAHRYIYEAIFKLFESSEPVDLLTVSAQLKQDERLELAGGDFYLITLTQKVASSAHIEFHARIILQKYIQRQLIKISNEIIEEAYDESTDVFDLLDNAESRLYDVTQGNLKRSAETAQNLVMQAKKKIEEISNKEGLSGIPSGFDKVDKLTSGWQPSDLIIIAARPGMGKTALTLSMARNIAVNSNIPVAFFSLEMSSVQLITRLISSETGLSSEKLRTGRLEKHEWEQLNVKVKALEKAPLFIDDTPSLSIFDLRAKARRLASQHKIRLIVIDYLQLMTGGASQKGGNREQEISTISRNLKALAKELDVPVIALSQLSRAVETRGGSKRPILSDLRESGAIEQDADIVSFIYRPEYYKIDEWDDEERTPTQGQAEFIVAKHRNGGLDNIRLKFIAQLGKFDNLDDFDSPFEFQSKMNAEGENPFQAKEFPSADQAFGSSMNDPSQGGHPEDDDVPF; from the coding sequence ATGGAAAAATCGAGCCCGCTTGCCGGACGAAAAATTGGAAAAGCTGCCATCATCCCGTTGGAGAAAGGGAAGATACCGCCACAAGCAGTTGATTTAGAGGAAGTTGTGCTCGGAGCCATGATGATTGACAAAAAAGGGGTGGACGAGGTGATCGACATCCTGCACCCGGATGTCTTCTACAAGGACGCCCACCGGTACATCTACGAGGCCATCTTCAAACTCTTCGAATCTTCCGAACCGGTAGATTTATTAACCGTTTCGGCCCAATTGAAGCAGGATGAGCGGCTTGAGCTCGCCGGGGGCGATTTTTACCTGATTACCCTCACCCAGAAAGTGGCCTCATCGGCCCACATTGAGTTTCACGCCCGGATTATCCTCCAGAAGTACATCCAGCGCCAGCTGATCAAGATCTCCAACGAGATCATCGAGGAGGCCTACGACGAGTCCACGGATGTCTTTGACCTGCTCGACAACGCGGAATCCCGTCTGTACGACGTTACCCAGGGCAACCTGAAGCGGTCGGCCGAGACGGCCCAGAACCTGGTGATGCAGGCCAAGAAAAAAATCGAGGAAATCTCCAACAAGGAGGGCCTCAGCGGTATCCCGTCCGGTTTTGACAAGGTGGACAAGCTCACCTCAGGGTGGCAGCCGAGCGACCTGATCATTATTGCGGCACGTCCCGGTATGGGTAAAACGGCCCTGACCCTGTCCATGGCCCGGAATATCGCCGTGAATTCGAATATACCCGTGGCGTTTTTCTCCCTGGAGATGTCTTCCGTTCAGCTGATTACCCGTCTGATCTCTTCGGAAACCGGGCTCTCCTCCGAAAAACTTCGGACGGGCCGGCTCGAAAAACACGAATGGGAACAGCTCAACGTCAAGGTGAAGGCCCTGGAGAAGGCGCCGCTATTTATAGACGACACCCCATCGCTGTCCATCTTTGACCTGCGGGCCAAGGCGCGGCGACTGGCTTCCCAGCACAAGATCCGCCTGATCGTCATCGACTACCTCCAGCTGATGACCGGGGGCGCCAGCCAGAAAGGCGGCAACCGGGAACAGGAAATTTCCACCATTTCGCGGAACCTCAAGGCGCTGGCCAAGGAACTGGACGTACCGGTGATTGCCCTCTCGCAGCTGTCCCGTGCCGTGGAAACGCGTGGCGGCAGCAAACGCCCCATCCTCTCCGACCTGCGGGAGTCCGGGGCCATTGAGCAGGATGCGGATATCGTGTCGTTTATTTACCGCCCCGAATACTACAAGATCGACGAGTGGGACGACGAGGAACGCACCCCCACCCAGGGGCAGGCCGAGTTTATCGTGGCCAAGCACCGGAATGGCGGCCTCGATAATATTAGGTTAAAGTTCATTGCGCAACTGGGTAAATTTGATAATTTGGATGACTTTGATTCTCCATTCGAGTTTCAATCCAAGATGAATGCCGAGGGGGAGAACCCGTTCCAGGCCAAAGAATTCCCGAGTGCCGACCAGGCGTTTGGCAGTTCCATGAACGATCCTTCCCAGGGCGGACACCCGGAAGACGATGACGTACCTTTTTAA
- a CDS encoding asparagine synthetase B, whose translation MILIPMDAESQENHLKAYGITYWVLSKQQKVQWLLNYRGGSFLLPDGEPIRNECRIRGVSFEVLSDAQAQSVLDGIASPSQNQEAVILEKAPKIAVYSPKDNAPWDDAVTMVLTYAEIPYVTVYDQEVLEDKLPLYDWLHLHHEDFTGQYGKFYGAYRAAPWYIEGKQQAEALARRLGYEKVSEEKGAVAMKIRNYVIGGGFMFAMCSATDSFDIALAAQGVDICEPMFDGDPSEPNYQQQLDYSNTFAFTNFTLERNPLRYEFSSIDMTSKREDVPRESDYFSLMDFSAKWDPVPTMLCQNHTALVKGFMGQTTAFTRSEVKPTVLVLGENRLNGEARYIHGIKGRGFFTFYGGHDPEDYQHRVGDPKTELELHPNSPGYRLILNNVLFPAARKKKQKT comes from the coding sequence ATGATCCTGATCCCCATGGACGCGGAGAGCCAGGAGAACCACCTGAAGGCCTACGGGATTACCTACTGGGTGCTCAGCAAGCAGCAAAAAGTGCAATGGCTGCTCAATTACCGGGGCGGCTCCTTCCTGCTGCCGGATGGGGAGCCCATCCGCAACGAATGCCGGATCCGAGGGGTTTCGTTTGAGGTGCTCAGCGATGCCCAGGCCCAATCCGTGCTCGACGGGATTGCCAGCCCTTCCCAGAACCAGGAGGCGGTAATCCTGGAGAAAGCTCCGAAGATTGCCGTGTATTCCCCCAAGGACAATGCCCCCTGGGACGATGCGGTCACCATGGTGCTCACCTATGCGGAAATCCCCTATGTAACCGTCTACGACCAGGAAGTCCTGGAAGACAAACTCCCGCTCTACGACTGGCTCCACCTGCACCACGAGGATTTTACGGGACAATACGGGAAGTTCTACGGGGCGTACCGCGCTGCCCCCTGGTATATCGAGGGGAAGCAGCAGGCTGAAGCCCTGGCCCGGCGGCTGGGGTATGAGAAGGTCTCCGAGGAGAAAGGGGCGGTGGCCATGAAGATCCGCAACTACGTCATCGGAGGCGGCTTTATGTTTGCCATGTGTTCGGCCACGGACAGCTTCGACATCGCCCTGGCAGCCCAGGGAGTGGATATCTGCGAACCCATGTTCGACGGGGACCCCTCCGAACCCAATTACCAGCAGCAACTGGATTATTCCAACACCTTTGCCTTTACGAATTTTACCCTGGAGCGCAACCCGCTCCGCTACGAATTTTCCTCCATCGACATGACCAGCAAACGGGAAGATGTGCCCCGGGAATCCGACTATTTTTCCCTAATGGACTTCTCGGCCAAATGGGACCCGGTACCTACGATGCTCTGCCAGAACCACACGGCCCTGGTGAAAGGGTTTATGGGGCAGACCACGGCCTTTACCCGTTCTGAGGTGAAGCCCACGGTTCTGGTGCTCGGCGAGAACCGGCTGAATGGAGAGGCCCGCTATATCCACGGAATCAAGGGCAGGGGCTTCTTTACCTTCTACGGGGGCCACGACCCGGAAGACTACCAGCACCGGGTGGGCGACCCGAAAACCGAGTTGGAGCTGCACCCGAATTCCCCCGGGTACCGGCTCATCCTGAACAATGTATTGTTTCCCGCGGCGCGGAAGAAGAAGCAGAAGACCTGA
- a CDS encoding HAD family hydrolase — MDLRDIRMVVTDMDGTLLNPEHQVSDRFFELFHHLQGKGIRFVAASGRQYHSMVDKLERIAGDILFIAENGALVRDGDKTLLSTPLPADRQREILGRAGRIDGAHPVLCAAGKAYVRGHSGEFLRVLAEYYAEFSVVDELEAVDDPAMKVAIYHFENSEKYIYPPLQDLESDLQVKVSGSNWVDVSHPNAHKGYALSQVMRDAGVHAGQVMVFGDYNNDLEMLELSDFSFAMANAHPNVLKRARYRTLSNSEQGVEHVLEQLAEQL; from the coding sequence ATGGACTTACGCGATATCCGGATGGTCGTCACCGATATGGACGGCACGCTCCTCAACCCCGAACACCAGGTGAGCGACCGGTTCTTTGAACTCTTCCACCACCTGCAAGGAAAAGGGATCCGTTTTGTAGCCGCCAGCGGGCGGCAATACCACAGCATGGTGGACAAACTGGAGCGCATTGCCGGGGACATCCTGTTTATCGCCGAGAACGGCGCCCTGGTGCGGGATGGGGACAAGACGCTGCTCAGCACTCCCCTGCCCGCAGACCGCCAGCGGGAGATCCTGGGCCGGGCCGGGCGCATCGACGGGGCGCACCCGGTGCTTTGTGCGGCCGGAAAGGCTTACGTCCGGGGACATTCCGGGGAATTCCTCCGCGTCCTGGCCGAATACTATGCCGAATTTTCTGTGGTGGATGAGTTGGAAGCCGTGGACGACCCGGCCATGAAGGTGGCCATTTACCATTTTGAGAACTCGGAGAAGTACATCTACCCCCCCCTGCAGGACCTGGAATCCGATTTGCAGGTGAAGGTCTCCGGCTCCAATTGGGTGGATGTCTCCCACCCGAATGCCCACAAAGGGTATGCATTATCACAAGTGATGCGGGATGCCGGGGTGCACGCCGGGCAGGTTATGGTATTCGGGGATTACAACAACGACCTGGAAATGCTTGAACTCTCGGACTTTAGTTTTGCCATGGCCAATGCGCACCCGAACGTGCTTAAGCGCGCCCGCTACCGGACGCTGAGCAACTCGGAACAGGGTGTGGAACACGTGCTGGAGCAGCTGGCGGAGCAACTCTGA
- a CDS encoding secondary thiamine-phosphate synthase enzyme YjbQ, with translation MIYIQREIRLRARPRGFHLVTSEILEALPEIRSVQTGQLQVFIKHTSASLTLNENADPTVRGDFERHFNTMVPENAPYYQHTLEGPDDMPAHIKASLLGTSVHMPVTGGRPNLGTWQGVYLCEHRDAASGRWLVLTLSGV, from the coding sequence ATGATCTATATCCAACGCGAAATCCGCCTGAGGGCGCGGCCCAGGGGCTTCCACCTGGTAACTTCAGAAATCCTGGAGGCCCTGCCCGAAATCCGCTCCGTACAGACCGGCCAGTTGCAGGTCTTTATCAAGCACACCTCGGCCAGCCTCACCCTCAACGAAAATGCGGACCCCACGGTGCGGGGCGATTTTGAGCGGCATTTCAATACGATGGTCCCGGAGAATGCCCCCTATTACCAGCATACCCTGGAAGGCCCCGACGATATGCCCGCCCACATCAAAGCCTCTTTGTTGGGGACCTCCGTACACATGCCGGTTACCGGCGGCCGCCCCAACCTGGGCACCTGGCAGGGGGTTTACCTCTGCGAGCACCGGGACGCCGCTTCGGGTCGTTGGCTGGTGCTTACCCTAAGCGGGGTTTAG
- the rplT gene encoding 50S ribosomal protein L20, producing the protein MPRSVNSVASRARRKKVMKQAKGYFGRRKNVWTVAKNAVEKAMLYAYRDRRNKKRSFRSLWIARINAGARQHGMSYSQFMGRVKANNIELNRKVLADLAMNHPDAFKAIVDKVK; encoded by the coding sequence ATGCCAAGATCAGTAAATTCAGTTGCCTCACGGGCCCGTCGCAAAAAAGTGATGAAGCAGGCCAAGGGGTATTTCGGCCGGCGTAAGAATGTCTGGACCGTTGCCAAGAACGCAGTGGAAAAGGCGATGCTTTATGCATACCGCGACCGCCGCAACAAAAAACGCAGCTTCCGCTCCCTGTGGATTGCCCGTATCAATGCCGGCGCACGCCAGCACGGGATGTCCTATTCCCAGTTTATGGGCCGGGTAAAAGCGAACAATATCGAACTCAACCGGAAAGTCCTGGCGGACCTCGCCATGAACCACCCGGATGCCTTTAAGGCCATTGTCGATAAGGTCAAATAG
- the rpmI gene encoding 50S ribosomal protein L35 — MPKMKTKSSAKKRFKLTGTGKIKRKHAFKSHILTKKSKKRKLKLTHSTLVHPADEDNIKEQLRLK; from the coding sequence ATGCCCAAGATGAAGACCAAGTCCAGTGCCAAGAAGCGGTTTAAGCTGACCGGCACCGGGAAAATCAAGAGAAAGCACGCTTTTAAGAGCCACATCTTGACCAAGAAGTCCAAGAAGCGCAAGCTGAAGCTTACGCATTCCACGCTGGTACACCCGGCCGACGAGGACAATATCAAAGAACAACTGCGGTTGAAATAA
- the infC gene encoding translation initiation factor IF-3, translating to MNEKIKAPEVRLVGDNVEMGVYPIREARAQAEEIGLDLVEISPTADPPVCKIMDYKKFLYEQKKREKAMKAKASKVVVKEIRFGPNTDDHDYDFKKKHAEKFLKDGAKLKAYVFFKGRSIVYKDKGEILLLRLAQDLEDYGKVEQMPKLEGKRMTMFIAPKGGKK from the coding sequence ATCAATGAAAAGATCAAGGCGCCCGAAGTACGCCTTGTGGGAGACAATGTCGAAATGGGCGTATACCCGATACGGGAAGCCCGTGCCCAGGCAGAGGAGATCGGCCTCGACCTGGTGGAAATTTCCCCCACTGCAGATCCACCGGTCTGCAAGATCATGGATTACAAGAAATTCCTTTACGAGCAGAAGAAGCGCGAAAAGGCAATGAAGGCCAAAGCCAGTAAGGTGGTGGTCAAGGAAATACGGTTCGGCCCCAATACGGACGACCACGATTACGATTTTAAGAAGAAGCACGCGGAGAAGTTCCTCAAGGACGGCGCCAAGCTGAAAGCCTATGTTTTCTTTAAAGGCCGCTCCATCGTGTACAAGGATAAAGGAGAGATATTGCTGCTCCGCCTGGCCCAGGATCTGGAAGATTACGGGAAGGTGGAACAGATGCCGAAACTCGAGGGCAAGCGGATGACGATGTTCATCGCCCCGAAAGGCGGCAAAAAATAA